One stretch of Arachis duranensis cultivar V14167 chromosome 1, aradu.V14167.gnm2.J7QH, whole genome shotgun sequence DNA includes these proteins:
- the LOC107458338 gene encoding uncharacterized protein LOC107458338, translating into MDKDARMQETVDLKNNVELVRSVSDKLLRPSARNYSIFRGQAIDAAGHGKGKYSLIRDTEDYQTGLYDKPLPFFGCGVGWFSFLFGFLCPPMWFYASYLFVCLFHADIAYYCISMHRSIADNSSHSYAKMVVLPGVN; encoded by the exons ATGGATAAAG ATGCTAGGATGCAAGAGACagttgatttgaaaaacaacgTGGAATTAGTGAGATCTGTCTCGGATAAGCTTTTGAGGCCATCTGCGAGAAATTATTCAATATTTAGAG GACAAGCAATAGATGCTGCAGGCCATGGAAAGGGAAAGTATTCGTTAATTAGAGATACAGAGGACTACCAAACGGGACTTTATGATAAACCCCTTCCATTTTTCGGATGCGGAGTTGGATGGTTCTC ATTCCTTTTCGGATTCCTATGCCCACCGATGTGGTTTTATGCTTCCTACCTGTTTGTTTGCCTATTTCATGCAGATATCGCGTATTATT GCATTAGTATGCACCGTAGCATTGCTGATAATAGCAGTCATTCTTATGCTAAGATGGTGGTTCTTCCAGGTGTAAATTAA
- the LOC107496988 gene encoding pre-mRNA cleavage factor Im 25 kDa subunit 1 has protein sequence MGEAAEATTLYHHHHRNRNHESEYDRNQRLEVDLYPLSSYYFGAKHSIPFKDETLADRFSRMKSNYAARGIRKCVEAVILVELFKHPHLLLLQVKNSIFKLPGGRLRPGESDIDGLRRKLVRKLSVNEDDNGTEWEVGECLGMWWRAEFETLLYPYLPPNVRSPKECTKLFLVKLPESRKFIVPKNLKLLAVPLCQIHENQKRYGQVISAVPQLLSKFSFNMIES, from the exons ATGGGTGAAGCTGCTGAAGCTACCACTctctatcatcatcatcatcgtaaTCGTAATCATGAGAGTGAGTACGATCGCAATCAACGACTTGAAGTTGACCTATACCCTTTGAGCAGTTACTACTTTGGCGCCAAACACTCTATTCCTTTCAAGGATGAAACCCTAGCTGATCGCTTTTCCAGGATGAAATCCAA CTATGCTGCTCGTGGAATTCGTAAATGCGTGGAAGCTGTCATTCTG GTTGAGTTGTTCAAACATCCACATTTGCTGCTGTTGCAAGTCAAGAATTCCATCTTTAAACTACCTGGTGGTCGCTTAAGACCAGGTGAATCAG ATATTGATGGATTGAGGCGTAAGCTGGTAAGGAAGCTATCTGTTAATGAAGATGACAATGGGACTGAATGGGAG GTGGGTGAGTGCCTTGGAATGTGGTGGAGAGCTGAATTCGAAACATTATTGTATCCCTACCTGCCACCTAATGTGAGATCACCTAAG GAGTGTACGAAACTTTTTCTTGTGAAGCTGCCGGAGAGTCGAAAATTCATTGTGCCAAAGAACCTAAAGTTGCTTGCAGTTCCATTGTGCCAAATTCATGAAAATCAAAAG AGATATGGGCAAGTGATATCAGCGGTCCCTCAGCTGCTTTCAAAGTTCTCCTTCAACATGATTGAATCTTAA
- the LOC107496965 gene encoding pentatricopeptide repeat-containing protein At4g32450, mitochondrial, which yields MGLSYCSSPDRHSPSPNQSCPWMLSAYFMSHYRVPTPKASTSLFSGLFLATLSLKLSPRLTPLSSPVSHFSLGLALTVLDSATRRALCPHSLKRSRRLPALASPAAEPNGTSFLTVTVSHPTSAPSRDCRRRGRSSRSRGRSSSLSVSSPLALRRTPSLRSLSPAAGPGGLVFVCLLASSLAVIVLRATDLLDSLFGLMPSMSSNRTSLLIFSSLLKFRNGSCMGDSVDFIKTLNLLRTISTAAERSDFQVSGSNQTDDSLGYRMQNNAGFYRETQSNPGSHQNQLVSRHSPDYSAQANANGSAGGTSAGNRQNINPNWGHTEGIRNEYGNNLAARGGNFSGSYGNNHGSSGRISYGAGQVANESHISISRNSVQNNSFGHNGDVNGYYGQSNTRMQEKQVGVGGDNSKGIGMHQNAFTGNQNWTQEPRGRMQYPNAHSSLRLSESPGNLLGNLPTNIRNPSPNDHYSGSNEFSQRYLGTEQFQQTPKNGQYSPNWNTVQGSTFGSAKPDGVSAEASNDSPYRGTLEELDGFCMNGKVKEAVEVLELLAKLHIPVDLPRYLQLMHHCGEAKSLEEAKIVHRNALQYLSPLQVSTYNKILEMYFECGSVDDALNVFNNMPERNLTTWDTMITQLAKNGFAEDSIDLFTQFKEKGLKPDGQMFIGVFLTCSMLGDIDEGMLHFESMSKDFGIVPSMAHFVSVVDMIGSIGHLDEAFEFIEKMPMEPSVDVWETMMNLCRAHGNTELGYRCAELVEQLDPSRLIEQSKAGLVPVKASDLTKEKDRKLASKNPLEVRSRVHEYRAGDTSHPENDKIYALLRGMKSQMKEAGYIPETKFVLHDIDQEGKEEALLAHSERLAVAYGLLSSSARSPIRVIKNLRVCGDCHTALKIISKIVGRELIIRDAKRFHHFKDGLCSCRDYW from the exons ATGGGCTTGAGTTATTGTTCAAGCCCAGATAGGCACAGCCCAAGCCCAAATCAAAGTTGCCCATGGATGCTGAGTGCTTACTTCATGAGCCACTATCGAGTACCAACCCCTAAAGCATCAACGTCTCTCTTCTCTGGTCTCTTTCTCGCCACTCTCTCCCTCAAGCTCTCTCCCCGTCTCACGCCACTCTCGTCTCCGGTGTCTCACTTCTCTCTCGGTCTGGCACTCACCGTTTTGGACTCAGCCACTCGTCGCGCTCTGTGTCCTCACAGTCTCAAGCGCAGTCGCCGCCTTCCTGCGCTCGCTTCGCCGGCGGCAGAACCAAACGGAACCAGCTTCCTCACCGTCACCGTTTCGCACCCAACTAGCGCGCCTTCGCGCGATTGTCGTCGCCGCGGCAGAAGCAGCAGGTCCCGGGGCCGGTCGTCGTCGCTCTCTGTCTCGTCACCTCTCGCACTCAGACGCACGCCTTCCCTGCGCTCCTTGTCGCCGGCAGCAGGTCCTGGTGGGCTGGTCTTCGTTTGTCTTCTTGCTTCGAGCCTCGCCGTCATCGTCCTTCGCGCAACCGATTTG CTGGATTCTCTTTTCGGCCTCATGCCATCAATGTCTTCTAATAGAACCTCACTACTTATATTTAGTTCTCTTCTGAAGTTCCGGAATGGTTCTTGTATGGGTGACTCTGTGGATTTTATTAAAACCCTTAACTTGTTGAGGACTATTAGTACTGCTGCAGAAAGGTCAGATTTTCAGGTTTCTGGTAGTAACCAAACAGATGATTCTTTAGGTTATCGGATGCAAAACAATGCTGGGTTTTACAGAGAAACTCAAAGTAACCCAGGTTCACATCAGAACCAGCTAGTGAGTAGGCACAGTCCAGATTATTCTGCTCAAGCAAATGCAAATGGTTCTGCCGGAGGAACTTCGGCGGGAAATCGGCAGAACATAAACCCGAACTGGGGTCATACAGAGGGAATTCGAAATGAATATGGGAATAATTTAGCTGCTCGTGGTGGAAATTTTAGTGGGTCGTATGGAAATAATCATGGCAGTTCTGGTAGAATTTCTTATGGAGCTGGTCAGGTTGCAAATGAAAGTCATATAAGCATCTCTAGGAATTCAGTTCAGAACAATTCCTTTGGACATAATGGAGACGTCAATGGGTACTATGGTCAAAGCAATACAAGGATGCAAGAGAAGCAAGTTGGGGTCGGTGGTGATAATTCAAAGGGAATTGGAATGCATCAAAATGCATTTACTGGGAACCAGAATTGGACACAAGAACCCAGAGGAAGGATGCAGTATCCAAATGCTCATAGCTCACTTAGGCTTTCAGAGTCTCCAGGAAATCTTCTAGGGAATCTTCCTACAAATATTCGTAATCCGTCACCAAATGATCATTACTCAGGGAGTAATGAGTTTAGTCAGCGATACTTGGGTACTGAACAATTTCAGCAAACTCCGAAAAATGGTCAGTATTCTCCAAACTGGAATACTGTACAGGGATCAACATTTGGCTCCGCAAAACCTGATGGCGTATCAGCTGAAGCATCTAATGATAGTCCATATAGAGGCACACTTGAGGAACTGGATGGTTTCTGCATGAACGGTAAAGTGAAGGAAGCAGTTGAAGTTTTGGAATTGTTGGCAAAATTGCATATTCCTGTGGATTTGCCGCGATATTTACAATTAATGCACCATTGTGGAGAGGCTAAGTCTCTTGAAGAGGCAAAAATTGTACACAGAAATGCTTTGCAATATCTGTCACCCCTCCAAGTCAGCACTTATAATAAGATACTGGAGATGTATTTTGAATGTGGTTCTGTGGATGACGCACTCAATGTGTTCAATAATATGCCAGAGCGCAATTTGACTACATGGGATACTATGATAACACAGCTTGCTAAGAATGGGTTTGCAGAAGATTCCATTGATCTATTCACTCAATTTAAAGAAAAGGGACTGAAACCTGATGGTCAGATGTTCATCGGGGTGTTTTTGACATGCAGTATGCTGGGAGATATTGATGAAGGAATGCTACACTTTGAATCCATGAGCAAGGATTTTGGTATTGTACCGTCTATGGCTCATTTTGTCAGTGTAGTAGACATGATTGGTAGTATTGGGCATCTGGATGAAGCCTTTGAATTCATTGAAAAGATGCCAAtggagccaagtgttgatgtaTGGGAGACTATGATGAATCTCTGTAGAGCTCACGGAAACACTGAGCTGGGGTATCGTTGTGCTGAGTTAGTTGAGCAACTAGATCCTTCGCGCTTAATTGAGCAATCCAAGGCTGGCCTTGTACCTGTCAAAGCCTCAGACTTGACAAAAGAGAAAGACAGGAAACTAGCAAGCAAAAATCCACTGGAAGTAAGGAGCCGAGTCCATGAATATAGAGCCGGAGATACTTCTCATCctgaaaatgataaaatatatgCCTTACTTAGAGGTATGAAGTCGCAGATGAAAGAAGCTGGCTATATTCCAGAGACAAAGTTTGTGTTGCATGACATAGAccaagaaggaaaagaagaagctcTGCTTGCCCATAGTGAGAGACTTGCTGTTGCTTATGGTCTCCTTAGCAGCTCTGCTCGCTCTCCTATCAGGGTAATTAAGAACCTTCGAGTTTGTGGGGATTGTCATACTGCACTGAAGATTATTTCTAAGATTGTTGGAAGAGAACTCATCATTAGAGATGCTAAAAGGTTCCATCATTTTAAAGACGGGCTATGCTCTTGCCGTGATTATTGGTGA